ACTAGCGGGTGGGAAACGCTTGCGCCCAATTCTTTGTCTAACTACCAATGAGATGCTTGGTGGTACTATTGAAATGGCTCTGCCTACTGCCGTTGCTGTAGAGATAATCCACACGATGTCGTTGATTCACGACGATTTACCCGCGATGGATAACGATGACTATCGGCGCGGTAAGCTGACTAACCATAAAGTGTATGGCGAAGATATTGCGATTTTAGCTGGAGACGGCTTACTCGCCTACGCATTTGAATATGTTGCGACCCAGACTCAAAAAGTTCCTGCAGAACGGGTATTAAAGGTTATTGCTCGGTTGGGTCAAGCAACTGGAGCAACTGGATTAGTAGGCGGTCAAGTGCTTGATTTAGAATCAGAGGGCAAAACGGATACTCCTCTGGAAACATTAAATTTTATTCACAGCCACAAGACAGGTGCTCTTTTGGAGGCTTGTGTCGTTTGTGGTGGTATTTTGGCAGGAGCAACACTAGAAGAAGAGCAACACCTATCTCGCTACTCCCAAAATATTGGGCTTGCTTTTCAAATTATCGATGACATTCTAGATATTACGGAAACCGCCGAGCAATTAGGTAAAACTGCTGGCAAAGACCTAAAAGCCAATAAAGTCACCTATCCTAGTCTTTGGGGAATAGAAGAATCTCGCGCAAAAGCTCAACAACTGATTGAAGAGGCTTGTGCTGAACTGGAACCCTTTGGAGCAAAAGCACAAGCATTGATTGCGATCGCGCATTTTATAACAAGTCGCAATCACTAGAGCATGAAAATGAATGATGAAAGACGGCTTTACAAGTCACCATTTATCATTCATATTTCTTTTCATAATTCATCATTTATAATTGATAATTCATAAATAGTATGCAGGACATAAGCGACATTTTAGAAAACCGAGTACTGTTCGTAGCTCTGATATCTAGTTTGATTGCTCAAGGGCTAAAGCTGGTTATTGAGTTAGTGAAAAATCGCAAACTTAACGTAAACGTTCTGGTAACCACAGGAGGAATGCCTAGTGCTCATTCCGCTTTGGTTACAGCCCTAGCAGCTGGTATTGGACAAACTCTAGGTTGGGCTTCTTCCGAATTTGCTGTTGCCGTTGTTTTTGCCATTATTGTCATGTATGATGCAGCAGGAGTTAGGCAAGCTGCAGGTAAGCAAGCTCGCATCCTCAACCAAATGATTGATGAACTATTTCACGAACATCCAAATTTTAACGGCGATCGACTCAAGGAATTATTGGGACACACACCCGTTCAAGTTATAGCTGGTTCAGCTTTAGGCATAACCATATCATGGTTAGCGAGATCTACTGGTGTACTAGTTGTTAATCCGTAACCAGTGACCAGTGACCAGTGACCAATGACCAGTGACCAGTGACCAGTGACCAATGACCAGTGACCAGTGACCAGTTTACTGCAAGCGTACAGCTGAGCGTAACAGCAACACTTTTCGACTGTCTACCAATACAGCAGAAAAGCCTTGTTCGCTTAGCTTTTGCAATGTAGTGTATGCATCTTTTTGGTTACTTGTATAAACAGCTAACAAGTAAGGACGTTGTCCGTAAGTAGCAAAACCCACATCTCCTCCTACAACTTCCCGTACTTCATTGGCAACTTCTGGACGGTTATAGTAATCAACCAAGACAGCGTAACCCTCTCCCAATCGCTCGGGTTTATAGGTGACGTTTTGACTGGGTGCGCCATCTGTTGGTCGAGTTGTGATGATAGCAGATAGCGCAACAACGTGGCTGATGTACCTCGCCCAGCGATTAGCATCGTCTATGCTGCGAAATCCACCTATCCGCGTTACCGTATCTTTTAGATACCTGCATGTGGTTGTCTTGAGTTCTCCTGGCAATGCACGACGCAACTGATTTTGACTATTTGATGTGGGACTAATAACCAATAAAAGATACTCACCTGCACCGGGAGGTTGACAGACAGGTAGATTTTGTCCTTGAGCA
This genomic interval from Scytonema hofmannii PCC 7110 contains the following:
- the crtE gene encoding geranylgeranyl diphosphate synthase CrtE; the protein is MVAADNIQTTSQEGKFDLLAYLKEKKQLCDEALDRALPVRYPEKIYEAMRYSLLAGGKRLRPILCLTTNEMLGGTIEMALPTAVAVEIIHTMSLIHDDLPAMDNDDYRRGKLTNHKVYGEDIAILAGDGLLAYAFEYVATQTQKVPAERVLKVIARLGQATGATGLVGGQVLDLESEGKTDTPLETLNFIHSHKTGALLEACVVCGGILAGATLEEEQHLSRYSQNIGLAFQIIDDILDITETAEQLGKTAGKDLKANKVTYPSLWGIEESRAKAQQLIEEACAELEPFGAKAQALIAIAHFITSRNH
- a CDS encoding divergent PAP2 family protein — encoded protein: MQDISDILENRVLFVALISSLIAQGLKLVIELVKNRKLNVNVLVTTGGMPSAHSALVTALAAGIGQTLGWASSEFAVAVVFAIIVMYDAAGVRQAAGKQARILNQMIDELFHEHPNFNGDRLKELLGHTPVQVIAGSALGITISWLARSTGVLVVNP